The proteins below are encoded in one region of Actinomycetes bacterium:
- a CDS encoding DNA methyltransferase yields the protein MTAELDFGPAGHLYATHPLHAFAARCPPPLVDWAISRFSAPGDVVLDPMVGSGTTLVEAALLGRRAWGADIDPLSRLIAKAKATPIPIASWDLAIEQVETGLAEPLGNASWRPDLPKLDRWFLPSVAADLSGLRTLISTIHCEPDARDLLWVAFSALIVARTSVANARDLVHSRHHYRRWDHDPDVNARFLKNLRRFRRLLVDYLDRLEQAGNAKPDVRIVGDDARRLPVADASVDLLFTSPPYCSALDYTRAHVFAVAWMPEILGTGVAQYRTLGRTYVGSERAPLAGAPTPATPPPSLGLQAVDEVVRALSGDLRRSWVVHRYFRDMAGVLQECRRVVRPGGRVVLIICPSNIRKVSIPTHVLLAETARSMTDLEIEDVLERTIHERRRVMPYLEAAFGARMQQEYVVVLRRPGGSSSARSR from the coding sequence TTGACTTCGGTCCTGCTGGTCATCTTTATGCGACGCACCCCCTTCATGCCTTTGCCGCCCGTTGCCCGCCACCGCTCGTCGACTGGGCGATCTCAAGGTTCAGCGCTCCAGGAGACGTCGTGCTGGATCCCATGGTCGGTAGCGGCACAACGCTCGTCGAGGCTGCGCTCCTTGGACGACGGGCCTGGGGCGCGGACATCGACCCACTCTCGCGCCTCATCGCCAAGGCAAAGGCGACGCCGATCCCGATCGCCAGCTGGGATCTGGCGATCGAACAGGTTGAGACCGGTCTTGCGGAACCTCTGGGAAATGCGAGCTGGCGTCCCGACCTCCCGAAGCTCGATCGGTGGTTCCTGCCGTCGGTCGCGGCCGACCTCTCCGGCCTGCGGACGTTGATCTCGACGATCCACTGTGAGCCGGACGCCCGGGACCTGCTCTGGGTTGCGTTCTCGGCCCTGATCGTCGCGAGGACGTCGGTGGCCAACGCCCGAGACCTCGTGCACTCCCGACATCACTACCGTCGATGGGACCACGACCCGGACGTGAACGCCCGGTTCCTGAAGAACCTGCGCCGGTTCCGTCGTCTGCTCGTCGACTACCTGGATCGGTTGGAGCAGGCTGGGAACGCGAAACCTGACGTCCGGATCGTCGGCGACGACGCCCGCCGGCTCCCGGTGGCCGATGCCTCCGTCGATCTCCTCTTCACGTCGCCTCCGTACTGCTCAGCTCTTGACTACACGCGAGCCCACGTCTTCGCGGTCGCGTGGATGCCGGAGATCCTTGGCACCGGCGTCGCGCAGTACCGGACGCTTGGCCGGACCTACGTCGGATCCGAGCGTGCACCGCTCGCAGGCGCGCCGACCCCGGCGACTCCGCCTCCGTCGCTCGGCCTCCAGGCGGTCGACGAGGTCGTGCGTGCGCTCTCCGGAGACCTACGCCGCTCATGGGTGGTGCACCGCTACTTCCGCGACATGGCGGGAGTCCTCCAGGAGTGCAGGCGCGTCGTGCGGCCAGGCGGTCGGGTGGTGCTGATCATCTGCCCTTCCAATATCCGGAAGGTCTCGATCCCGACCCACGTGCTCCTGGCCGAGACCGCCCGGTCCATGACCGACCTCGAGATCGAGGACGTGCTCGAGCGGACCATCCACGAGCGGCGCCGCGTGATGCCGTACCTGGAAGCGGCCTTCGGGGCGCGCATGCAACAGGAGTACGTCGTCGTCCTTCGTCGACCAGGCGGGTCGAGCAGTGCCCGATCCCGTTGA